In Pedobacter sp. WC2423, the following are encoded in one genomic region:
- the ligD gene encoding DNA ligase D, whose product MSLTAYKKKRSFKQTPEPKGGKGSGKELRFVIQKHHASHLHYDFRLEMDGVLKSWAVPKGPSTDPEVKRLAMMVEDHPYDYKDFEGIIPKGEYGGGTVIVWDEGTYEPEEPVSGTIEDQDRNLRHQLHSGKISFILHGKKLKGSFALVKTRGMGENSWLLIKHKDKYAKSDDILLKDKSVISKKTIEQMEKKPVQVYGKKTIKPKQSEPVKPRQLKTVKTPFYDQVKPMLATLVNKPFDEEGWLYEVKWDGYRALAFMNKGTVTFQSRNNKSFQEKFYPVYRALEEWNIDAIVDGEVVVVDQKGTASFGALQNWHSDQDGELLYYVFDILWYDGYDLTILPLTQRKAILSQLIPENSPVRLSKDFETSGIEFLAAAKKAGLEGIVAKRKDSLYVTGERTSDWLKIKAAKRQEVVIGGYTKNADTSKPFSSLLVGVFEEGKFIYTGKIGTGFSVEMQQQLLTRFEPLLIPKPAFTVKPDYNKANPFRSGLGKAKAFWLKPELICEVNFAEMTADGLMRHPSFAGMREDKDAKEVVLEKEADTSTLLTGTDENLTQLKRMKELLNPREETQVKKVNGHALEFTNLNKLYWPVEKITKRQLINYYEQMASFILPYMKDRPLSLNRYPNGITAQSFYQKDVTGKVPDWIKTYLYHAEGDDSDKHFMLGDDKATLLYTAGLGCIEVHPWSSTIKKPDYPTWCIIDLDPDKNSFQQVIEAAQVTKTILDDMGVPCYCKTSGSTGLHIYIPLGNKYTYEQSKEFARIIVTLVNREIPAYTSLERAVSKRKGKMYLDYLQNRPQATIAAPYSLRPKPGATVSMPLHWEEVKKGLEMKDFTIYNALSRVKETGDIFKPVLGKGVDLKKVIAGRQVK is encoded by the coding sequence ATGAGTTTAACAGCCTATAAAAAGAAACGGTCATTTAAGCAGACACCCGAACCCAAAGGTGGTAAAGGAAGTGGAAAAGAATTGCGCTTTGTGATTCAAAAACATCATGCTTCACATCTTCATTATGATTTCAGATTGGAGATGGATGGGGTATTGAAAAGCTGGGCTGTTCCCAAAGGGCCTTCCACTGATCCTGAGGTTAAACGACTGGCGATGATGGTCGAAGATCACCCATATGATTATAAAGATTTTGAGGGTATTATTCCTAAAGGAGAATACGGTGGAGGTACAGTTATTGTATGGGATGAGGGAACTTATGAGCCAGAAGAGCCCGTTAGCGGAACTATAGAAGATCAGGATAGAAACCTCAGACATCAGCTCCATAGTGGTAAAATCAGTTTCATTTTGCATGGTAAAAAGCTGAAAGGATCTTTTGCACTCGTCAAAACTCGTGGAATGGGCGAAAATAGCTGGCTTTTAATCAAGCATAAAGATAAATATGCCAAAAGCGATGACATCTTGCTGAAGGACAAATCGGTGATTTCCAAAAAGACTATTGAACAAATGGAAAAGAAACCAGTTCAGGTTTATGGAAAAAAAACGATTAAGCCTAAACAGTCTGAACCTGTTAAACCCAGGCAGCTCAAAACAGTAAAAACTCCTTTTTACGATCAGGTAAAACCTATGCTGGCGACGCTGGTAAACAAGCCATTTGATGAAGAAGGATGGTTATATGAAGTTAAATGGGACGGTTACCGGGCTCTTGCCTTTATGAATAAAGGGACAGTAACATTCCAGTCCCGGAACAACAAATCTTTTCAGGAGAAATTTTATCCGGTTTATAGGGCACTGGAAGAATGGAATATTGATGCTATTGTAGACGGCGAGGTGGTTGTCGTTGATCAAAAGGGAACTGCCAGTTTCGGAGCTTTGCAGAACTGGCATAGTGACCAGGATGGCGAGCTGCTATACTATGTTTTTGATATTTTGTGGTATGATGGGTATGACCTTACTATTTTACCTTTAACACAAAGAAAGGCCATACTCAGCCAGCTGATCCCGGAAAATTCCCCGGTAAGGCTCAGTAAAGATTTTGAAACTTCAGGCATAGAATTTCTGGCAGCTGCAAAAAAAGCCGGGCTGGAAGGGATCGTTGCTAAAAGAAAAGATAGTTTGTATGTTACTGGTGAACGCACCAGTGACTGGCTCAAAATTAAAGCAGCTAAACGCCAGGAAGTTGTGATTGGTGGATATACGAAGAATGCGGATACCAGTAAGCCCTTTAGTTCCTTGCTGGTTGGTGTGTTTGAAGAGGGGAAATTTATTTATACCGGAAAAATTGGGACTGGGTTTAGTGTGGAGATGCAGCAGCAATTGTTGACCCGTTTTGAGCCATTACTTATACCTAAGCCAGCTTTTACTGTGAAACCAGATTACAATAAAGCTAATCCGTTCAGATCTGGTCTGGGTAAGGCGAAGGCCTTCTGGCTAAAGCCAGAACTGATCTGTGAAGTCAATTTTGCAGAAATGACCGCAGATGGTTTAATGCGGCACCCATCCTTTGCGGGAATGCGGGAAGATAAAGACGCTAAAGAAGTTGTTCTTGAAAAAGAAGCAGATACCTCCACTCTTTTGACAGGGACTGATGAGAACTTAACTCAGCTAAAAAGAATGAAAGAATTGCTGAATCCTAGAGAAGAAACTCAGGTGAAAAAGGTAAACGGACATGCGCTGGAATTTACCAACCTGAATAAGTTATACTGGCCTGTTGAAAAAATAACTAAACGTCAGCTGATCAATTATTATGAGCAGATGGCTTCATTTATATTGCCGTATATGAAAGACCGGCCTCTGTCTTTAAACCGGTATCCGAATGGAATTACAGCGCAGAGTTTCTACCAGAAAGATGTGACTGGAAAGGTCCCTGACTGGATCAAAACTTATCTTTACCATGCTGAAGGAGATGATTCGGATAAGCATTTTATGTTAGGGGATGATAAAGCAACCTTATTGTATACGGCCGGGCTTGGCTGTATTGAGGTTCATCCCTGGAGCAGTACCATTAAAAAACCTGATTATCCGACCTGGTGTATCATTGATCTTGACCCGGACAAAAATTCTTTTCAGCAGGTAATCGAAGCGGCACAGGTGACTAAAACTATACTGGATGATATGGGTGTACCTTGTTATTGTAAAACCAGCGGCTCTACCGGATTACATATCTATATTCCGTTAGGGAACAAATATACTTACGAACAGAGCAAGGAGTTTGCGAGGATCATTGTAACGCTGGTTAACCGCGAAATACCTGCATATACAAGTCTGGAGCGTGCTGTTTCTAAACGGAAGGGGAAAATGTACCTGGATTATTTGCAGAACCGTCCGCAGGCCACCATTGCTGCTCCATATTCGCTGCGACCAAAACCTGGTGCTACTGTTTCTATGCCGTTACATTGGGAAGAAGTGAAAAAGGGATTGGAAATGAAAGATTTTACAATTTACAATGCCCTATCAAGGGTTAAGGAAACCGGCGACATATTTAAACCCGTATTGGGTAAGGGTGTGGATCTAAAGAAAGTTATAGCAGGCAGGCAGGTGAAATAA
- a CDS encoding thiopeptide-type bacteriocin biosynthesis protein, with product MKLTISPFSIARTPVFPHTEELFNVWDELKDYIHESSPSFFEMISAYEYSDLKTLDPKIRFTIWKYFNRAKFRATPYGNFAAFSIIPIENENSTEPVTLSKKHMVHRFINWQEKEHFNTDPKWLINHARFLTTNTTAYIGGGELRYLNTENGSFELSAIDAEETTQLTLDFCRTKRTVEEIQEFLRNEYSLSKAMTAYFLEQLVTFQLLITNFQPNIIGPDYYGRIGYSQPEKKNDYIISERKRIKGQLSERRLQVLAELTDFLSKHTEVSQSASLDDFRHKFVKKFEHKEVPLQIALDPEIGIGYRSMNLNKDEGLLIQDLKKNRAYKQIHRIAYTPLHQFILNQMIQHQTIQLYDFKEQGTNAKRSVANTISVLLQCTEDFIIIENIGGSTANSLLGRFSLASEEVTAIGHRFVQIEQEANPGILFFDIGYQLEKHADNINRRKAIYNYELPILSWPESKHILALNDIMVSVQGEELILHSAKYGKRLIPKLASAYNYARSDLAVYRFLSDLQHQGLHSGLGINLSHIFPGLVNYPRVQYKNVILCPEKWLVPKSICQEASRDQLLNELYHWLDKINFQRPFKSGDGDQTLVFNPEIQEDMYSFAMFCKNKTDLYIEEAFIPALPRVTDENGAPYLPEFIINLEHTERLYPPYPFRGTWNNTQYFSNLYLPGEEWLYFEIYCHSSKSNAILLEINKYFIHPSGKKIKKWFFIRYNDPADHIRLRLQLKEIKDGYELIAALSKIVAPYITSGVVADLQLKTYRQETERYGLERMDLVEKCFGANSDYVLSIIAKPVATNDLYILSIRLIENVMYNARYTLAEQLQFAERMYTSFAAEFNVQSDATKKINQSYKDFDMDGLTIVLTKLQQKKAAQTVNTFLNSLSACAETEKNNMLSDLFHMHANRIFHHDQRMHEMILYNFLTKRIKMKIGRLQNKSLPQHI from the coding sequence ATGAAATTAACGATCTCCCCCTTTAGTATCGCGCGTACGCCGGTATTTCCCCACACAGAAGAACTCTTTAACGTCTGGGATGAACTCAAAGACTATATCCATGAGTCTTCTCCCTCCTTTTTTGAAATGATCAGCGCTTATGAATATTCCGACTTAAAAACGCTCGATCCCAAAATCAGATTTACCATCTGGAAGTATTTCAACCGGGCAAAATTCCGGGCTACACCCTACGGAAATTTCGCTGCTTTTTCGATCATTCCTATTGAAAATGAAAACAGTACCGAACCAGTAACATTGTCAAAAAAACACATGGTACATCGTTTTATCAACTGGCAGGAAAAGGAACACTTCAACACTGATCCGAAATGGTTAATCAATCATGCGCGTTTCCTCACTACCAATACTACCGCCTATATCGGAGGCGGAGAATTACGCTACTTAAATACCGAAAATGGTTCCTTTGAGCTGTCAGCCATTGATGCAGAAGAAACTACCCAGCTTACCTTGGATTTTTGCCGCACCAAACGAACTGTAGAAGAAATACAAGAATTCCTGCGTAATGAGTATAGTCTGAGCAAGGCAATGACCGCCTACTTTTTGGAGCAGCTTGTTACCTTTCAGCTTTTAATCACAAATTTTCAACCGAATATTATCGGCCCTGATTACTATGGACGGATTGGCTATTCACAACCAGAAAAGAAAAATGATTATATTATTTCGGAAAGAAAAAGAATAAAAGGTCAGTTGTCAGAAAGAAGGCTTCAGGTACTGGCAGAACTAACCGACTTCCTCTCTAAACATACAGAGGTTAGTCAAAGTGCTTCGCTGGATGATTTCAGGCATAAATTTGTTAAGAAGTTTGAACACAAAGAAGTTCCGCTCCAGATTGCACTCGATCCTGAAATTGGTATCGGCTACCGGTCTATGAATCTCAACAAAGACGAAGGCCTGCTAATTCAGGACTTGAAAAAGAACAGGGCATACAAACAAATCCACCGGATAGCCTACACCCCTTTACATCAATTTATCCTGAATCAAATGATACAACACCAAACTATCCAGTTGTATGATTTTAAGGAGCAAGGAACAAACGCAAAACGGTCTGTCGCCAATACAATCAGCGTATTGCTACAATGCACAGAAGATTTCATCATCATAGAGAATATTGGCGGATCTACAGCAAATTCACTTCTAGGAAGATTCTCTTTAGCGAGTGAAGAAGTTACTGCAATAGGCCACCGGTTTGTTCAGATTGAGCAGGAAGCTAACCCCGGTATCTTATTCTTTGATATTGGCTATCAGCTGGAAAAACATGCAGACAATATCAACCGGAGAAAAGCCATTTATAATTATGAGTTACCCATTTTAAGCTGGCCTGAAAGCAAGCATATTTTAGCCCTCAATGATATTATGGTTAGCGTGCAGGGTGAGGAATTGATACTTCATTCTGCAAAATATGGTAAAAGACTCATTCCAAAATTAGCCTCCGCCTATAATTATGCACGTTCAGATCTCGCAGTTTACCGGTTCCTTTCTGATTTACAACACCAGGGCCTGCATTCCGGTTTAGGCATCAATCTTTCTCATATTTTCCCCGGCCTGGTAAATTATCCAAGAGTACAGTACAAAAATGTAATTCTCTGTCCGGAAAAGTGGCTGGTTCCTAAATCCATCTGTCAGGAAGCGAGCAGAGATCAGTTGTTAAATGAATTATACCATTGGCTGGATAAAATCAATTTTCAAAGACCCTTCAAAAGCGGAGATGGAGATCAAACCTTAGTTTTCAATCCCGAAATACAAGAAGATATGTACTCATTTGCAATGTTCTGCAAAAATAAAACGGACTTATATATTGAAGAAGCTTTTATCCCCGCCCTACCCCGGGTAACCGATGAAAATGGTGCGCCTTATTTACCGGAATTCATTATCAACCTGGAGCATACAGAGCGCCTGTATCCACCTTACCCTTTCAGAGGCACGTGGAACAACACGCAGTATTTTTCAAACTTATATTTACCGGGAGAAGAATGGCTTTATTTTGAAATCTACTGTCATTCTTCTAAATCGAATGCCATCCTGCTTGAAATTAATAAGTATTTTATTCATCCTTCGGGAAAGAAAATAAAAAAGTGGTTCTTTATCCGCTATAATGACCCTGCTGATCATATCCGATTAAGACTTCAATTAAAAGAGATCAAAGATGGGTATGAGCTTATAGCTGCGCTCTCCAAAATTGTAGCACCTTATATCACCTCGGGAGTTGTAGCAGATCTGCAACTTAAAACTTACCGGCAGGAAACCGAAAGATATGGCCTGGAAAGGATGGATCTGGTAGAAAAATGTTTTGGAGCAAACAGTGACTACGTATTGTCGATCATTGCCAAACCGGTAGCAACTAATGATCTCTATATTCTATCTATCCGCTTGATCGAAAATGTAATGTACAATGCACGGTATACGCTCGCGGAACAATTACAATTTGCAGAAAGAATGTATACCAGTTTTGCCGCAGAATTTAATGTCCAGTCTGATGCAACAAAAAAAATCAACCAGAGTTATAAAGATTTTGACATGGACGGACTGACTATAGTGCTGACTAAATTACAACAGAAAAAGGCAGCGCAAACAGTGAATACATTTTTAAACAGTTTATCAGCCTGCGCGGAAACTGAGAAAAATAATATGCTTTCAGACTTGTTCCATATGCATGCCAACAGGATCTTTCACCATGACCAGCGCATGCATGAAATGATCCTGTATAATTTCCTTACTAAACGGATTAAGATGAAAATCGGGAGGCTACAGAACAAAAGTTTGCCTCAGCACATTTAA
- a CDS encoding sensor histidine kinase has protein sequence MQLDYQPSITYVLYYTLNISLFYFHALIVLKRGTTNTRADFWRIPIFIALELIVHYFLAISISWILTEQKFAIEFKTIFSVKAVAGTVWRGIYFILYSSAYYLLFSYNDKRRKELVQTIENEQLQNDLLRAEQDFLRAQINPHLLFNTLSFIKYAAKKKPEEANEAIMRLSSIMGFALENNSQTIPVAKELEQVENIINLNQLRFNHTLHINYITQLNNAQATIIPIVILTLVENVFKHGNLLDKDYPAEIRIESTTEYLTIQTSNLPNYDSNVESGKTGLVNITSRLDQFYKNNYKFSHEMAGKLFKVELVLKLKD, from the coding sequence ATGCAGCTGGATTATCAGCCTTCTATCACTTACGTACTTTATTACACACTCAACATTAGTTTATTTTATTTTCATGCTCTGATAGTATTAAAAAGAGGAACAACTAATACCAGAGCAGATTTCTGGCGTATACCTATATTCATTGCACTAGAACTAATCGTTCATTACTTTCTTGCAATATCAATTAGCTGGATTTTAACAGAGCAGAAATTTGCGATAGAATTTAAGACCATCTTTTCCGTAAAAGCTGTTGCTGGTACCGTTTGGCGTGGGATCTATTTTATCTTATACTCTTCTGCCTATTATCTATTATTCAGTTATAATGATAAAAGGAGAAAAGAACTCGTTCAAACCATAGAAAACGAGCAACTACAAAATGACCTTTTGCGTGCAGAACAAGATTTCCTGCGTGCTCAAATCAATCCTCACTTACTATTCAATACTTTAAGTTTTATCAAATACGCGGCTAAGAAAAAACCGGAAGAAGCGAATGAAGCTATTATGAGATTATCCAGCATCATGGGATTTGCATTGGAAAACAATAGCCAGACCATTCCCGTTGCCAAAGAGCTGGAGCAGGTTGAAAATATTATCAACCTGAACCAATTGCGGTTCAATCATACTTTGCACATCAATTATATTACCCAGCTCAATAACGCTCAGGCTACAATCATTCCTATAGTTATACTAACCCTGGTAGAAAACGTTTTTAAACACGGAAACCTGCTTGACAAAGATTACCCGGCAGAAATCAGGATAGAGTCCACAACTGAGTATTTAACGATCCAAACCAGCAACCTTCCAAATTATGACAGCAATGTAGAAAGCGGTAAAACCGGACTGGTAAATATTACCTCCCGATTAGATCAATTCTATAAAAACAACTACAAATTCAGTCATGAAATGGCAGGTAAATTATTCAAAGTGGAGCTCGTGCTGAAGCTGAAAGACTAG
- a CDS encoding LytR/AlgR family response regulator transcription factor, giving the protein MIMSCIVIDDEPHAIDELSELIAQVPHLNLVQSFPDARQAIAYLQEAEHVDIIFSDISMAVLNGIDAAEILNNYCHFLVYVTAHRSYAPEAFQAKADGYLLKPVSYISFTQKVEDLTLKHQDIIKLQRDEQQFLFIKGGQKSSFIKIKYSDIVYIEAMLNYIMIHTTTGHEITYIGLKAMEDKLQIMDIFFRINKSIIISLNYLDRVDGNIARLAPGQSYQIGDKYKSVFLDFLRKHTLKS; this is encoded by the coding sequence ATGATAATGAGCTGTATTGTTATTGACGACGAACCTCATGCTATTGATGAGTTAAGTGAGTTGATTGCACAGGTACCTCATCTGAACTTAGTACAGAGTTTTCCGGATGCCAGGCAGGCGATTGCCTATTTACAGGAAGCAGAACATGTTGATATTATCTTTTCAGATATCAGCATGGCTGTCCTTAATGGAATAGATGCTGCCGAAATATTAAATAACTATTGCCATTTCCTTGTGTATGTAACTGCGCACAGAAGTTATGCGCCGGAAGCTTTTCAAGCTAAAGCGGATGGCTATCTGCTTAAACCTGTCAGTTATATTTCCTTTACACAGAAAGTAGAAGATCTGACGCTTAAGCATCAGGATATTATCAAACTGCAAAGGGACGAACAGCAATTTCTATTTATTAAAGGCGGACAGAAGAGCAGTTTTATCAAGATAAAATATAGTGATATTGTTTATATCGAGGCGATGTTAAATTATATCATGATCCATACCACTACTGGCCATGAAATAACTTATATTGGTCTTAAAGCAATGGAGGATAAATTGCAGATCATGGATATCTTTTTCAGGATTAACAAGTCGATTATTATCTCTTTGAATTACCTGGATCGTGTGGATGGAAATATTGCAAGACTGGCACCGGGGCAAAGTTATCAGATAGGTGATAAGTACAAAAGTGTGTTCCTTGATTTTCTAAGGAAACACACTTTGAAGTCTTAA
- a CDS encoding TetR/AcrR family transcriptional regulator produces the protein MKNKENTKRKLLDAVGVILKKDGFGGLGVNKVAKLAGVSKILIYRYFGDFNELVKSCVVENNFWTNNLTEPAASEDTSLSMQQSINLLLKERFNYFYDHCQMQAALLNDTSDYHIVIKKRAGSNRLLKRKLQPAKEQGSDNCITYFNIVSTLLVAGTNHLVLGSPAETKNELQHSMEKIVEWTFGDVINDKDYN, from the coding sequence ATGAAAAACAAGGAGAATACAAAAAGAAAGTTATTAGATGCAGTAGGTGTGATCCTTAAAAAGGATGGCTTTGGCGGATTGGGTGTTAATAAGGTAGCTAAATTAGCAGGGGTTTCAAAAATCCTTATTTACCGCTATTTTGGAGATTTCAATGAACTCGTGAAATCTTGCGTAGTGGAAAATAACTTCTGGACAAACAATCTGACAGAGCCAGCTGCGTCTGAAGATACTTCACTTTCTATGCAGCAATCAATCAATTTGCTGCTTAAAGAAAGGTTTAATTATTTTTATGATCATTGCCAGATGCAGGCAGCGTTATTAAATGATACTTCTGATTACCATATCGTAATTAAGAAAAGAGCTGGCAGCAACCGGTTACTCAAAAGAAAATTACAGCCAGCAAAAGAGCAGGGATCTGATAATTGCATTACTTATTTTAATATCGTTTCTACGCTGCTTGTTGCCGGTACTAACCATCTTGTTTTAGGAAGTCCTGCCGAAACTAAAAATGAATTGCAGCATTCTATGGAAAAGATTGTGGAATGGACATTCGGAGATGTTATAAACGATAAGGATTACAATTAA
- the mgtE gene encoding magnesium transporter, translated as MEEKVVEEVVELIEREGDEQLREYLDALNISDVEHLIDELPQYAVKFIDTLSVKRAVNVFRILDFPTQEKIIKKLPGEKLAQLINLLPPDDRTSLFSELKGDAVKKLIILLPAKDRVEALSLLGYKEDSVGRLMTPDYIAVKTDWTVKRVLEHIRKYGKDSETIDVIYVIDENGILLDDIRIREILLANPEVPVGELTDNRSIALNANDPQEEAINVFRMNNRVALPVTDDNHVLLGIVTVDDILWIANEEYTEDMHKIGGTQALDEPYLDMPIFGLFKRRIGWLVVLFLGEMLTATAMAHFEADIAKAVVLAMFVPLIISSGGNSGSQASTLIIQAMALGEITIGDWWRVMRREIISGLMLGLVLGSIGFLRIFIWTLFSNLYGPHWALIGVTVGVALVGVVLWGSLAGSMLPLLLKKLGADPATSSAPFVATLVDVTGLIIYFSVAVMFLTGVLL; from the coding sequence ATGGAAGAAAAGGTTGTTGAAGAAGTTGTTGAACTAATTGAGCGTGAAGGCGATGAACAGTTAAGGGAATATTTAGACGCGCTTAATATCTCGGACGTTGAACATCTTATAGACGAACTTCCTCAATATGCGGTTAAATTCATAGATACCCTGTCTGTAAAAAGGGCAGTTAACGTTTTTAGAATTCTGGATTTTCCTACTCAGGAAAAGATTATAAAGAAACTTCCCGGAGAAAAACTTGCACAGCTTATTAATTTACTGCCTCCTGATGATAGAACTTCATTGTTCTCTGAACTTAAAGGAGATGCGGTAAAGAAATTAATCATTTTACTGCCAGCTAAAGACAGGGTAGAAGCCCTCTCTCTGCTCGGTTATAAAGAGGATAGTGTCGGGCGATTAATGACGCCTGATTATATCGCTGTGAAAACGGACTGGACTGTAAAAAGAGTTCTGGAACATATCAGGAAATACGGCAAGGATTCGGAAACGATTGATGTGATCTACGTCATCGACGAAAACGGTATTTTACTTGATGATATCAGGATCAGGGAGATTTTACTCGCTAATCCTGAAGTTCCTGTCGGAGAACTTACCGATAACAGGTCTATCGCGCTGAATGCAAATGATCCGCAGGAAGAAGCTATTAATGTCTTCAGGATGAATAACAGGGTGGCTTTACCGGTAACAGATGATAATCATGTGCTGCTAGGTATTGTCACTGTTGATGATATTTTGTGGATTGCAAACGAGGAATACACAGAAGATATGCACAAAATAGGGGGTACCCAGGCACTGGATGAACCTTATCTTGATATGCCTATTTTCGGGCTGTTTAAAAGACGGATTGGCTGGCTGGTTGTACTTTTCCTTGGAGAGATGCTGACGGCAACAGCAATGGCGCATTTTGAGGCAGATATCGCTAAAGCGGTTGTGCTGGCGATGTTCGTTCCATTGATTATATCCAGTGGTGGTAATAGTGGCTCTCAGGCTTCAACGCTGATTATTCAGGCGATGGCATTGGGCGAAATTACGATAGGCGACTGGTGGCGTGTCATGCGCAGGGAGATCATCTCAGGATTAATGCTGGGGCTGGTATTGGGTTCAATAGGTTTCCTGAGGATTTTTATCTGGACATTGTTCTCTAATTTATATGGACCGCATTGGGCATTGATAGGGGTTACGGTAGGTGTAGCGCTTGTAGGTGTTGTATTATGGGGTTCTCTTGCAGGTTCGATGTTACCGCTATTGCTTAAAAAGCTTGGTGCTGACCCTGCAACTTCATCGGCTCCTTTTGTAGCTACGCTGGTTGACGTTACCGGACTGATTATTTATTTCTCAGTAGCGGTTATGTTCCTGACCGGGGTCTTATTGTAA